A window of the Lactobacillus amylovorus DSM 20531 genome harbors these coding sequences:
- a CDS encoding bacteriocin class II family protein, with protein sequence MEKFKTLNETELISVVGGKPKKKRVFALM encoded by the coding sequence ATGGAAAAATTTAAAACTTTGAATGAAACTGAATTGATTAGTGTAGTTGGTGGTAAGCCCAAGAAAAAAAGAGTCTTTGCCCTTATGTAG
- a CDS encoding GHKL domain-containing protein, translating to MEKIVLFLFLNVFSSLADVWCFFKISRIRSKKRQILFLCIANIFLGLLLSIGNIGVIFTNILEILLFVLYLRKNNTLEILFGSIILVCTLDLLVDIVSDMIAQVMSFTLIGQLSLRFLLILMMIVAIKLGNGKIYNYLANQNNKIFVGILAYTYVSTVSISIIYIQSKSFTPLTLFFSLYILIQTIFAIFIYHEMTMVQEKLLNKKDQEKLKQQQHQLEEYASYLEKSEDDLRAFRHDYKNILNSLKVSAQEGNVQEVIQKLDKYTETKLNSKALLKYKDVNHIYVKSIKSIIISKLTELYNLDIPYNFECRNNIRNLPDHVDELDLVRIIGITFDNAIEESKALIAEKHDIRSAEVQIMVYSDGPGEFEYEIRNKIKNRKISTQEIQQRGFTTKKDHKGLGLTNIKEIDSKYPDMSISYTVRDGWFDFYMTIDTEDGEEDE from the coding sequence ATGGAAAAGATAGTCTTATTTCTTTTTCTTAATGTTTTTTCTAGTTTAGCAGATGTATGGTGTTTTTTTAAAATATCAAGAATAAGATCTAAAAAGAGACAGATTCTATTTTTGTGTATTGCTAATATTTTTTTAGGGTTGTTATTGTCTATAGGTAATATTGGCGTAATCTTCACAAATATACTTGAAATTTTGCTTTTTGTATTATATTTGAGAAAAAATAATACATTAGAAATACTATTTGGTTCAATAATATTAGTATGCACATTAGATTTATTAGTTGATATTGTGTCTGATATGATCGCTCAGGTTATGTCATTTACTTTGATAGGCCAATTATCACTACGTTTCTTACTAATACTAATGATGATAGTTGCAATAAAACTAGGTAATGGAAAAATATATAATTATCTAGCAAACCAAAATAATAAAATTTTCGTAGGCATATTAGCTTATACCTATGTTTCTACGGTGAGCATCTCTATCATATATATTCAAAGCAAATCTTTTACACCATTAACTTTGTTCTTTTCTCTCTATATTCTTATCCAAACTATTTTTGCTATATTTATATATCATGAAATGACGATGGTACAAGAAAAACTTTTAAATAAAAAGGATCAAGAAAAATTAAAGCAACAGCAGCATCAGCTTGAAGAATATGCTTCTTATCTTGAAAAAAGTGAAGATGATCTCCGTGCCTTCAGACATGATTACAAAAATATTCTTAATTCTTTAAAGGTAAGTGCGCAAGAAGGTAATGTTCAAGAAGTAATTCAAAAACTAGATAAATACACTGAAACTAAATTAAATTCTAAAGCCTTACTTAAATATAAAGACGTAAATCACATTTACGTTAAATCAATTAAGAGCATTATTATTTCAAAGCTAACAGAATTGTATAATTTGGATATACCATATAATTTTGAATGTCGAAATAATATCCGTAATTTACCAGACCATGTAGATGAACTCGATCTAGTACGTATTATTGGCATTACTTTCGATAATGCAATTGAGGAAAGTAAAGCATTGATTGCCGAAAAGCATGATATTCGGAGTGCTGAAGTTCAAATAATGGTCTACTCTGATGGCCCTGGTGAATTTGAATATGAAATTCGAAATAAGATAAAAAATAGAAAAATATCCACTCAAGAAATTCAACAACGTGGCTTTACTACTAAGAAGGACCATAAAGGACTCGGATTAACTAATATTAAAGAAATTGATAGTAAGTATCCTGATATGTCTATTTCTTATACAGTTCGAGATGGTTGGTTTGACTTCTATATGACAATTGATACAGAAGATGGTGAAGAGGATGAGTAA
- a CDS encoding Blp family class II bacteriocin — MVKRINEKELVKIVGGKKGRNWSKCVAGTLGGGLIGATAGPESAALGAIMGAATSCF, encoded by the coding sequence ATGGTAAAAAGAATAAATGAGAAAGAGTTAGTAAAAATAGTTGGTGGAAAGAAAGGCCGTAATTGGTCAAAATGTGTAGCAGGAACGTTAGGTGGTGGCTTAATTGGAGCTACTGCTGGACCTGAATCAGCAGCTCTTGGTGCAATAATGGGGGCTGCTACATCTTGTTTTTAA
- a CDS encoding IS30 family transposase produces the protein MDSLHSIMPKHQKGKHLSFEQRVVIQTRIKDGFSLRAIARELDCSPSTISYEVKRGTVLLYHGKQKRYKAQQGDKAYQIHRKNCGRKSDFLKKSDFIKYVNKHFCEDGWSLDVCANRCLALGEFSRDQVVCTRTLYNYVDQCLMGMRNSDLPEKLKRNTKIHRIRKNKKKLGRSIEERPKEINDRKEFGHWECDLVLGHKTKDDQVLLTLSERMSREFLILRIPDKTAASVMTAFQALRKQYSEHWNDIFKTITTDNGSEFADLSNLETVSKTLVYYAHPYTSCDKGTVERHNGLIRRFIPKGDYINNYSLQDIINIETWCNSLPRKILAYHTPDEIFEKELDHIYQAV, from the coding sequence ATGGACTCTTTACATTCTATTATGCCTAAGCACCAAAAGGGAAAGCATTTATCATTTGAGCAACGGGTTGTTATTCAAACCCGTATTAAAGACGGTTTCTCTCTTAGGGCTATTGCTCGTGAGCTTGATTGCTCTCCTTCTACTATCAGTTATGAGGTTAAACGTGGTACTGTTTTGCTTTATCATGGTAAGCAAAAACGCTATAAGGCACAACAAGGTGATAAAGCTTACCAAATACATCGTAAGAATTGCGGTCGTAAATCAGATTTCTTAAAGAAATCTGACTTTATCAAATACGTTAATAAGCATTTCTGCGAAGATGGCTGGTCTCTTGATGTATGTGCCAATCGCTGCTTAGCTTTAGGAGAATTTTCTCGTGATCAGGTAGTTTGCACTAGAACCTTGTACAACTATGTAGATCAATGCTTAATGGGTATGAGAAATTCTGATTTGCCAGAAAAGTTAAAGCGCAATACTAAAATACATCGCATTCGTAAAAATAAGAAAAAGCTTGGCCGAAGTATTGAAGAACGTCCCAAGGAGATCAATGATCGTAAGGAATTTGGCCACTGGGAATGCGATTTAGTCTTAGGACATAAAACTAAGGATGATCAAGTACTGCTAACTTTGTCTGAACGAATGAGCCGTGAATTTTTAATCTTGCGTATTCCTGATAAGACAGCCGCCAGTGTGATGACTGCTTTTCAGGCTCTGCGCAAACAGTATAGTGAACACTGGAATGACATCTTTAAGACAATTACAACTGATAATGGATCAGAGTTTGCGGATTTATCCAATCTGGAGACAGTTTCAAAAACCCTGGTTTACTATGCTCATCCATATACTTCTTGTGATAAAGGCACTGTTGAAAGACACAATGGCCTTATTCGCAGATTTATTCCCAAAGGTGATTACATCAATAACTATTCTCTTCAAGATATCATTAATATTGAAACCTGGTGCAATTCGCTACCAAGAAAGATCTTGGCATATCATACTCCAGATGAAATCTTTGAGAAAGAATTAGATCATATCTATCAAGCAGTATAA
- a CDS encoding LytR/AlgR family response regulator transcription factor: protein MSKFPIIVCDDDKDLADQMARNINASIQDLTDDNEGYAELNESVTFVANDFAQTVGYVVANDIKNGIYFLDIELSRESKAKNGVDLAEFIKKNDENAQIIFVTAYDKYAPLTYRRRIGAIDYISKSMSSDKIIQRIEETLRDAFDNLSSRIKLGQRDFTYKIGRRICKVAEDNILFIEHSTTQHKVHMVTENGEVEYKGNISQIDKKNSFLVKVSQSYLVNPRNINAIDMKEHTIIFDNDKMVTYSRAYKDVVKTLVNKFKDIEVK, encoded by the coding sequence ATGAGTAAGTTCCCAATTATTGTATGTGACGATGACAAAGATTTAGCTGATCAGATGGCTAGGAATATTAATGCATCTATTCAAGATTTAACAGATGATAATGAAGGTTACGCTGAATTAAATGAATCTGTTACGTTTGTTGCTAATGATTTTGCTCAAACAGTAGGATATGTCGTTGCAAATGATATTAAAAACGGCATTTATTTCTTAGATATTGAATTAAGTCGAGAGTCTAAAGCTAAGAATGGCGTAGATTTAGCTGAATTCATTAAGAAAAATGACGAGAATGCTCAAATCATCTTTGTAACGGCGTACGACAAGTACGCTCCATTAACATATCGCCGTCGTATCGGTGCAATTGACTATATTAGTAAGTCCATGTCATCTGATAAGATTATTCAACGTATTGAGGAAACTTTGCGTGATGCTTTCGATAATTTATCTAGCAGGATTAAGTTGGGTCAACGTGATTTTACTTATAAAATTGGTCGGCGTATATGTAAAGTGGCTGAAGACAATATACTTTTTATCGAACACAGTACTACGCAACATAAGGTACATATGGTTACCGAAAATGGAGAGGTAGAGTACAAGGGAAATATTAGTCAAATTGATAAAAAGAATTCATTCTTAGTAAAAGTCTCTCAGTCTTATTTAGTAAATCCAAGAAATATTAATGCAATCGATATGAAAGAACATACTATTATATTCGATAACGATAAGATGGTAACTTATTCTAGAGCATATAAAGATGTGGTTAAAACACTTGTAAATAAATTTAAAGATATTGAAGTTAAATAG